In Excalfactoria chinensis isolate bCotChi1 chromosome 5, bCotChi1.hap2, whole genome shotgun sequence, a single genomic region encodes these proteins:
- the CINP gene encoding cyclin-dependent kinase 2-interacting protein isoform X1, whose product MAEPGGSWGWAGEEGGGALWPVVGACIKNLSLISATLICFRMFAMNFPFLSHIAKSPADGTPRRPVLSVSARKIKDNAADWHNLMMKWERLNDNGFTTANKIVNMKISEQFQDNKLEITCDNSITESEKPSPKYNEELDNCCTELLETLKKMTKIQLKMEKLSSTTKGVCDLEKYHHGAGGCTAPLFHTWPTVYFYEVSLKLSEMYKKELQLKETIVQEIAHSTDQDLMMVYLSSWLYQPYLDNSSKLLLEAMLLETGHRQC is encoded by the exons ATGGCGGAGCCcgggggcagctgggggtgggccggggaggaggggggaggcgCTTTGTGGCCAGTGGTGGGGGCCTGTATTAAAAACCTTTCCCTTATCTCCGCCACGCTGATTTGTTTCCGTATGTTTGCAATGAACTTCCCGTTTTTGTCGCACATAGCAAAAAGTCCTGCTGATGGTACTCCAAGAAGACCCGTCTTGTCTGTCAGtgcaagaaaaattaaagataatGCAGCAGACTGGCACAACTTGATGATGAAATGGGAGAGACTGAATGATAATGGATTTACTACTGCAAACAAAATAGTCAACATGAAGATCAGTGAGCA aTTTCAAGATAACAAACTGGAGATAACCTGTGataacagcatcacagaatctGAGAAGCCATCTCCAAAGTACAACGAAGAACTGGACAATTGCTGCACAGAATTACTGGAGACCTTAAAAAAAATG acaaaaatacagctgaaaatggaaaagctcTCTTCGACTACCAAAGGAGTCTGTGACTTGGAAAAGTACCACCATGGAGCTGGGGGTTGCACAGCACCCCTGTTTCACACATGGCCCACAGTGTACTTCT ATGAGGTTTCTCTGAAGCTCTCTGAAATGTACAAGAAGGAACTACAACTCAAGGAAACAATCGTACAAGAAATTGCTCATTCTACTGACCAGGATCTGATGATGGTCTATTTATCATCGTGGTTATACCAGCCTTACCTTGACAACAGCAGCAAACTACTGCTTGAAGCCATGCTTCTGGAAACAGGGCACAGACAGTGCTAG
- the CINP gene encoding cyclin-dependent kinase 2-interacting protein isoform X2 has product MAAKSPADGTPRRPVLSVSARKIKDNAADWHNLMMKWERLNDNGFTTANKIVNMKISEQFQDNKLEITCDNSITESEKPSPKYNEELDNCCTELLETLKKMTKIQLKMEKLSSTTKGVCDLEKYHHGAGGCTAPLFHTWPTVYFYEVSLKLSEMYKKELQLKETIVQEIAHSTDQDLMMVYLSSWLYQPYLDNSSKLLLEAMLLETGHRQC; this is encoded by the exons ATGGCGG CAAAAAGTCCTGCTGATGGTACTCCAAGAAGACCCGTCTTGTCTGTCAGtgcaagaaaaattaaagataatGCAGCAGACTGGCACAACTTGATGATGAAATGGGAGAGACTGAATGATAATGGATTTACTACTGCAAACAAAATAGTCAACATGAAGATCAGTGAGCA aTTTCAAGATAACAAACTGGAGATAACCTGTGataacagcatcacagaatctGAGAAGCCATCTCCAAAGTACAACGAAGAACTGGACAATTGCTGCACAGAATTACTGGAGACCTTAAAAAAAATG acaaaaatacagctgaaaatggaaaagctcTCTTCGACTACCAAAGGAGTCTGTGACTTGGAAAAGTACCACCATGGAGCTGGGGGTTGCACAGCACCCCTGTTTCACACATGGCCCACAGTGTACTTCT ATGAGGTTTCTCTGAAGCTCTCTGAAATGTACAAGAAGGAACTACAACTCAAGGAAACAATCGTACAAGAAATTGCTCATTCTACTGACCAGGATCTGATGATGGTCTATTTATCATCGTGGTTATACCAGCCTTACCTTGACAACAGCAGCAAACTACTGCTTGAAGCCATGCTTCTGGAAACAGGGCACAGACAGTGCTAG